In Amycolatopsis solani, a single window of DNA contains:
- a CDS encoding MFS transporter — protein MSTLSGRTRFRYSLGSFVTGSFGTVPGLVLVKYLTDTMAVPAGWAAAIVFVPKAWDFFFNPIAGRLSDANLIKTGSRRRFLLIGGVGVAILFAAMFAHPGLGGPLPDALYVAITFALCATAYALFQVPFNALPAELTEDATERTKLTSVRIGVLAVTILICGGGAPAITAAIDGVAGYRIMAVVIGLIVLAATLLVYFGLKDAPVGSLRPNTVNLKELVRTLAGWRPFRWLLGTYFIQALGIGTVLAAIPFFAQRILGSDGYGTILFVIFVGPALVTMPLWPRLGDRVGKLNGFRLATAAFAIGLLGLVFAQSTPLVVSFVFVALCGVGYAGISVFPLAILPDLITAEEERTGETRAGIAAGVWTAGETLGLAFGGGLWALILAFGGYVSSTDATAFQPDSAILAILIGSSIIPGVLIALALPLLRRKVLEPRHEPA, from the coding sequence ATGTCGACGCTGTCCGGCCGGACGCGGTTCAGGTATTCGCTCGGCTCGTTCGTCACCGGGTCCTTCGGGACGGTGCCCGGCCTCGTCCTGGTCAAGTACCTGACCGACACCATGGCCGTGCCCGCGGGCTGGGCCGCGGCGATCGTGTTCGTGCCCAAGGCCTGGGACTTCTTCTTCAACCCGATCGCGGGCCGGCTGTCCGACGCGAACCTGATCAAGACCGGCAGCAGGCGGCGCTTCCTGCTGATCGGCGGCGTCGGGGTCGCGATCCTCTTCGCCGCGATGTTCGCCCACCCCGGGCTGGGCGGCCCGCTGCCGGACGCGCTGTACGTGGCGATCACGTTCGCCCTCTGCGCCACGGCGTACGCGCTGTTCCAGGTGCCGTTCAACGCGCTGCCCGCCGAACTGACCGAAGACGCGACCGAGCGCACGAAGCTCACCAGCGTCCGGATCGGCGTGCTGGCCGTGACGATCCTGATCTGCGGCGGCGGCGCCCCGGCGATCACCGCCGCGATCGACGGGGTGGCGGGCTACCGGATCATGGCCGTGGTGATCGGGCTGATCGTGCTGGCCGCGACGCTGCTGGTGTACTTCGGGCTCAAGGACGCGCCGGTCGGCTCGCTGCGGCCGAACACCGTGAACCTCAAGGAGCTCGTCCGCACGCTCGCCGGCTGGCGGCCGTTCCGGTGGCTGCTGGGCACCTACTTCATCCAGGCGCTGGGCATCGGCACCGTGCTCGCTGCCATCCCGTTCTTCGCGCAGCGCATCCTCGGCAGCGACGGCTACGGCACGATCCTGTTCGTCATCTTCGTCGGCCCGGCGCTGGTCACCATGCCGCTGTGGCCGCGCCTCGGCGACCGGGTCGGCAAGCTCAACGGCTTCCGCCTGGCGACGGCGGCGTTCGCGATCGGCCTGCTGGGCCTGGTGTTCGCGCAGTCGACCCCGCTGGTCGTGTCGTTCGTGTTCGTGGCGCTGTGCGGGGTCGGGTACGCCGGGATCTCGGTGTTCCCGCTGGCCATCCTGCCGGACCTGATCACCGCCGAGGAGGAGCGCACCGGCGAGACCCGCGCCGGGATCGCGGCCGGCGTGTGGACCGCGGGGGAGACGCTCGGCCTGGCCTTCGGCGGCGGCCTGTGGGCGCTCATCCTGGCGTTCGGCGGGTACGTGTCGAGCACCGACGCCACGGCGTTCCAGCCGGACAGCGCGATCCTGGCGATCCTGATCGGGTCGTCGATCATCCCCGGCGTGCTCATCGCGCTGGCCCTGCCGCTGCTGCGGCGCAAGGTGCTGGAGCCGCGCCATGAACCCGCCTGA
- a CDS encoding pyridoxal phosphate-dependent decarboxylase family protein yields the protein MNPPEDALAALRELRAGDLPTHGGRTLAYVYDSGLSEVDTLGAAAHALASSANGLDPTAFPSLLRMENDLVAEASALLGDVPGVVGSVTSGGTESCLLAVLAARDDRPSPSIVLPTTAHAAFHKAAHLFGLRRIDVPVDPVTFRADPAAMAAAMDDSTVLVVASAPSYAHGVLDPIAPIAAAALERGVRMHVDACIGGWVLPYFARLGADIPLFDFRVPGVTSISVDLHKYAYCPKGTSVLLHASAELRRSHYFASASWPGYTMLNTTIQSTRSGGPLAAAWAVTRHLGSEGYLSLAASTRAAVAHIRAGIADIDGLRVLGDPVSTLIAFTGDDGFDLFTVADEMKARGWYVQPQFAHLSSPVNLHLTVTAANHGSEKEFLTDLAASVDAARAAGPVVIDPAVAEFVAALDPASLTSEQFAGLLAAAGLGGAAGLPDRMAPINALLATAPAPLRERLLLEFLGALYTPS from the coding sequence ATGAACCCGCCTGAGGACGCCCTCGCGGCGTTGCGGGAGCTGCGCGCGGGCGACCTCCCGACGCACGGCGGCCGCACCCTGGCCTACGTCTACGACAGCGGGCTGTCCGAAGTGGACACCCTGGGCGCGGCGGCGCACGCGCTGGCGTCGTCGGCCAACGGCCTCGACCCGACGGCGTTCCCGAGCCTGCTGCGCATGGAGAACGACCTCGTCGCCGAGGCGTCCGCGTTGCTCGGGGACGTCCCGGGCGTGGTCGGTTCGGTGACGTCCGGCGGCACGGAGTCGTGCCTGCTGGCCGTTTTGGCCGCTCGGGACGATCGTCCGTCACCCTCGATCGTGCTGCCGACGACCGCGCACGCGGCGTTCCACAAGGCGGCACACCTGTTCGGGCTGCGCCGGATCGACGTCCCGGTGGACCCGGTGACGTTCCGCGCGGACCCGGCCGCGATGGCGGCGGCGATGGACGACTCGACGGTGCTCGTGGTGGCGAGCGCGCCGTCCTACGCACACGGGGTACTCGACCCGATCGCTCCGATCGCGGCCGCGGCTCTCGAACGGGGTGTCCGGATGCACGTCGACGCGTGCATCGGCGGCTGGGTGCTGCCGTACTTCGCGCGTCTCGGGGCGGACATCCCGCTGTTCGACTTCCGTGTTCCTGGCGTCACGAGCATTTCGGTGGACCTGCACAAGTACGCGTACTGCCCCAAGGGCACGTCGGTGCTGCTGCACGCTTCCGCGGAACTGCGGCGCTCGCACTACTTCGCGAGCGCGTCCTGGCCGGGTTACACGATGCTGAACACGACGATCCAGAGCACCCGCTCGGGCGGGCCGTTGGCGGCGGCGTGGGCGGTGACCCGCCACCTCGGCTCCGAGGGCTACCTTTCGCTGGCCGCTTCGACGCGTGCCGCCGTGGCGCACATCCGGGCCGGGATCGCCGACATCGACGGCTTGCGCGTGCTGGGCGACCCGGTGTCGACGTTGATCGCGTTCACCGGCGACGACGGGTTCGACCTGTTCACGGTGGCGGACGAGATGAAGGCCCGCGGTTGGTACGTCCAGCCGCAGTTCGCTCACCTGTCCTCGCCGGTGAACCTGCACCTGACGGTGACGGCGGCCAACCACGGCAGCGAGAAGGAGTTCCTGACCGACCTCGCGGCTTCGGTCGACGCGGCCCGCGCGGCCGGCCCGGTGGTGATCGACCCGGCGGTGGCCGAGTTCGTGGCCGCCCTGGACCCGGCGAGTCTCACCTCGGAGCAGTTCGCCGGCCTCCTCGCGGCGGCGGGTCTCGGTGGTGCCGCGGGACTTCCGGACCGGATGGCCCCGATCAACGCGCTCCTCGCGACGGCCCCGGCGCCGCTGCGGGAGCGCCTCCTGCTGGAATTCCTGGGCGCCCTCTACACCCCGTCGTGA
- a CDS encoding DUF6295 family protein has translation MCTYLTEKFALEGSGKGARGWFRLTEGTVYVDHPVHAPYGHTVNIDFRSPSLGASARVALELTEEDALALADAIHAAVKSAPAGLASRNQ, from the coding sequence ATGTGCACTTACCTGACCGAGAAGTTCGCCCTCGAAGGCAGCGGCAAGGGCGCCCGCGGCTGGTTCCGGCTGACCGAGGGAACCGTGTACGTCGACCACCCGGTCCACGCGCCGTACGGGCACACGGTGAACATCGACTTCCGCAGCCCGTCGCTGGGTGCGTCCGCGCGTGTCGCGCTCGAGTTGACGGAGGAGGACGCGCTGGCCTTGGCGGACGCGATCCACGCGGCGGTCAAGTCCGCCCCCGCCGGCCTCGCCTCCCGCAACCAGTAG
- a CDS encoding dienelactone hydrolase family protein: MTDEIVAGTVTITGHGGDELEAYLAKPTDDTPRGGVVVIHHMPGYDAATKEMVRRFAVEGYNALCPNLYTREAPGADPDDAAATVRASGGVPDDRLVGDVSGAADYLRALENANGRIGVIGHCSGGRQAFLSGCSLDIDAAVDCYGAFVVNDPPEAMKQMKPLLGLAPQLSCPLLGIFGADDQFPSPDEVAVLAAELEKLGKEHEFHTYAGAGHSFFAVDRPSYRPEAATDGWARILGFYARTLTA, from the coding sequence ATGACCGACGAGATCGTCGCCGGGACCGTCACCATCACCGGCCACGGCGGGGACGAGCTCGAGGCCTACCTGGCCAAGCCGACCGACGACACCCCGCGCGGCGGGGTCGTGGTGATCCACCACATGCCCGGCTACGACGCGGCGACGAAGGAGATGGTCCGCCGCTTCGCCGTCGAGGGCTACAACGCGCTCTGCCCCAACTTGTACACGCGCGAAGCACCGGGCGCGGACCCGGACGACGCGGCGGCGACGGTCCGCGCGTCCGGCGGCGTCCCGGACGACCGCCTGGTCGGCGACGTCTCGGGCGCGGCGGACTACCTCCGTGCCCTGGAGAACGCGAACGGCCGCATCGGCGTCATCGGGCACTGCTCGGGCGGGCGCCAGGCGTTCCTGTCCGGCTGCTCGCTGGACATCGACGCGGCGGTCGACTGCTACGGCGCCTTCGTCGTCAACGACCCGCCGGAGGCCATGAAGCAGATGAAGCCGCTGCTCGGCCTGGCGCCGCAGCTGTCGTGCCCGCTGCTGGGCATCTTCGGCGCCGACGACCAGTTCCCCAGCCCGGACGAGGTCGCCGTGCTGGCGGCGGAGCTGGAGAAGCTGGGCAAGGAGCACGAGTTCCACACCTACGCGGGCGCCGGCCACTCGTTCTTCGCCGTCGACCGCCCGAGCTACCGCCCCGAAGCCGCGACGGACGGCTGGGCACGCATCCTCGGCTTCTACGCCCGCACGCTCACCGCCTGA
- a CDS encoding MFS transporter, which translates to MNYKWVALSNTTLGVLMSALDGSIVIISLPAIFRGIGLDPLAPGNIGYLLWMILGYLLVQAVLVVTLGRLGDMFGRVKMYNLGFVVFSAASVALSFDPFHAGGGALWLIGWRIVQAVGGAMLTANSAAILTDAFPAEQRGMALGVNQITALAGQFLGLVVGGLLAEIDWRAVFWVSVPFGLLGTIWSIRSLREVGTPKRAKVDWGGNVTFAAGTAVLLAAITYGIQPYGGGATGWGNPWVLGGIGGGVLLLLLFGVIETRVAAPMFQLSLFKIRAFAAGNVAALLTSVARGGMQFMLIIWLQGIWLPLHGYDYERTPLWAGIYLLPLTVGFLVAGPVSGYLSDRFGARLFSTGGLLLVAAAFVGLLALPVGFPYPLFAALLVVSGIGQGMFSAPNTSAIMSSVPTEQRGVASGMRATFQNSGTSLSIGVFFSLMIAGLASSLPQTLTSGLQAHGVPAHVADGVAQLPPVSTLFAAFLGSNPVGHLLGPDVLAGLAPADRATLTGGEFFPQLVSGPFHHGLVVVFTAAAVMAVVAAVASASRGKRYFHTPEGSKENR; encoded by the coding sequence GTGAACTACAAGTGGGTCGCGCTGTCGAACACCACGCTCGGTGTGCTGATGTCGGCGCTCGACGGCTCGATCGTCATCATCTCGCTGCCGGCCATCTTCCGCGGCATCGGCCTGGACCCGCTCGCGCCCGGCAACATCGGCTACCTGCTCTGGATGATCCTCGGCTACCTGCTCGTGCAGGCCGTGCTGGTGGTGACGCTCGGGCGGCTCGGCGACATGTTCGGCCGGGTCAAGATGTACAACCTCGGCTTCGTCGTGTTCAGCGCCGCGTCAGTGGCCCTGTCGTTCGACCCGTTCCACGCCGGCGGCGGCGCGCTGTGGCTGATCGGCTGGCGCATCGTGCAGGCCGTCGGCGGGGCGATGCTGACGGCGAACTCGGCGGCCATCCTCACCGACGCCTTCCCGGCCGAACAGCGCGGGATGGCGCTGGGCGTCAACCAGATCACCGCGCTGGCCGGGCAGTTCCTCGGCCTCGTCGTCGGCGGGCTGCTGGCCGAGATCGACTGGCGCGCGGTGTTCTGGGTCAGCGTGCCGTTCGGTCTGCTCGGCACGATCTGGTCGATCCGCAGCCTGCGCGAAGTGGGGACGCCGAAGCGGGCGAAGGTCGACTGGGGCGGCAACGTCACCTTCGCGGCCGGGACGGCGGTGCTGCTCGCCGCGATCACGTACGGCATCCAGCCCTACGGCGGCGGCGCGACCGGCTGGGGCAACCCGTGGGTGCTCGGCGGCATCGGCGGCGGCGTGCTGCTGCTCCTGCTGTTCGGCGTCATCGAGACGCGGGTCGCCGCGCCGATGTTCCAGCTTTCCCTGTTCAAGATCCGGGCGTTCGCGGCGGGCAACGTCGCCGCGTTGCTGACTTCCGTCGCGCGTGGTGGCATGCAGTTCATGCTCATCATCTGGCTGCAGGGGATCTGGCTGCCCCTGCACGGCTACGACTACGAGCGCACGCCCCTGTGGGCGGGCATCTACCTGCTGCCGCTGACCGTCGGGTTCCTCGTCGCGGGCCCGGTGTCGGGGTACCTGTCCGACCGGTTCGGGGCGCGGCTGTTCTCCACCGGCGGGCTGCTGCTGGTCGCGGCGGCGTTCGTCGGCCTGCTCGCGCTGCCGGTGGGCTTCCCCTACCCGCTGTTCGCCGCGCTGCTGGTGGTCAGCGGGATCGGCCAGGGCATGTTCTCCGCGCCGAACACCTCGGCGATCATGAGCAGCGTCCCGACCGAACAGCGCGGCGTCGCCTCCGGCATGCGAGCGACGTTCCAGAACTCCGGGACGTCGTTGTCCATCGGCGTGTTCTTCTCGCTGATGATCGCCGGGCTCGCGTCGTCGCTGCCGCAGACGCTCACCAGCGGGTTGCAGGCCCACGGCGTCCCGGCGCACGTCGCCGACGGCGTCGCGCAGCTGCCGCCGGTGAGCACGCTGTTCGCGGCGTTCCTCGGCAGCAACCCGGTCGGGCACCTGCTCGGCCCGGACGTCCTGGCCGGGCTCGCCCCCGCCGACCGGGCCACCCTGACCGGCGGGGAGTTCTTCCCGCAGCTGGTGTCCGGCCCGTTCCACCACGGCCTGGTGGTCGTGTTCACCGCGGCCGCGGTGATGGCCGTCGTCGCCGCGGTGGCGTCCGCCTCGCGCGGCAAGCGTTACTTCCACACCCCCGAGGGATCGAAGGAGAACCGATGA
- a CDS encoding MarR family winged helix-turn-helix transcriptional regulator: MTDEDLLQASTDLRVALGRLVRRLRQGYVVGELTLPERSVLSRLDREGPATPGCLADLERVKPQAMGVTLAGLVERGLVERRKDDSDGRKVLMSVTEAGVKLLTDRRSATTRQMAAALAEQFTDAERRELITAIPLIERLADRL; encoded by the coding sequence GTGACGGACGAGGACCTCCTCCAGGCGAGCACCGACCTGCGCGTCGCCCTCGGGCGGCTGGTCCGGCGGCTGCGGCAGGGGTACGTCGTCGGCGAGCTGACGCTGCCCGAGCGCTCGGTCCTGTCCCGCCTCGACCGCGAAGGCCCGGCCACCCCGGGCTGCCTCGCCGACCTCGAACGCGTCAAGCCGCAGGCCATGGGCGTCACCCTGGCCGGGCTGGTCGAGCGGGGGCTCGTCGAGCGCCGCAAGGACGACTCCGACGGCCGCAAGGTGCTCATGTCGGTCACCGAAGCCGGGGTCAAGCTGCTCACCGACCGCCGCTCGGCGACCACGCGGCAGATGGCGGCCGCGCTGGCCGAGCAGTTCACCGACGCCGAACGCCGCGAGCTGATCACGGCCATCCCGCTCATCGAGCGGCTGGCGGACCGCCTGTGA
- a CDS encoding GTP-binding protein, translated as MTVPVTVLSGFLGAGKTTLLNHILANRGGVRVAVIVNDMSEVNIDAALVRSQERLVELTNGCICCTLREDLLEEVSLLCADDRFDHVLIESSGISEPMPVAATFTFLEGVAHLDTMVTVVDAANFSRELAAGDSLVERRLDQYDDDERTVSDLLVDQVEFADVLLLNKTDLVPAAELDRLVATLRRLNPAADVVTGSFGEVSLDRVFGTGRYDADRAQEAPGWVAELNGDHVPETEEYGISSVVFRAAEPFDPARLWDFVAHRLDSGEFGTVLRSKGFFALASRPGVTGLWSQAGAVARFEPQGIAETPRQELVFIGVDLAGDALFAALRGCLGAATGPDLFPDWEPVHVH; from the coding sequence GTGACGGTTCCGGTCACGGTGCTGTCCGGGTTCCTCGGCGCGGGCAAGACCACGCTGCTCAACCACATCCTCGCCAACCGGGGCGGGGTGCGGGTGGCGGTGATCGTCAACGACATGAGCGAGGTCAACATCGACGCGGCGCTCGTGCGCTCGCAGGAGCGCCTCGTCGAGCTGACCAACGGGTGCATCTGCTGCACCCTGCGGGAGGACCTCCTCGAGGAGGTTTCGCTGCTGTGCGCGGACGACCGCTTCGACCACGTGCTCATCGAGTCGAGCGGGATCTCCGAGCCGATGCCGGTGGCGGCGACGTTCACGTTCCTGGAGGGGGTCGCCCACCTCGACACCATGGTGACGGTGGTGGACGCGGCGAACTTCTCGCGTGAGCTGGCGGCCGGCGACTCCCTGGTGGAGCGCCGGCTCGACCAGTACGACGATGACGAGCGGACGGTCAGCGACCTGCTCGTGGACCAGGTCGAGTTCGCCGACGTCCTGCTGCTCAACAAGACCGACCTCGTCCCGGCGGCCGAGCTGGACCGGCTGGTGGCGACGCTGCGACGGCTCAACCCGGCCGCGGACGTCGTCACCGGCAGCTTCGGCGAAGTGTCCCTGGACCGGGTGTTCGGGACCGGGCGCTACGACGCCGACCGGGCGCAGGAGGCGCCGGGCTGGGTGGCCGAACTGAACGGCGACCACGTCCCGGAGACCGAGGAGTACGGGATTTCGAGCGTGGTCTTCCGGGCTGCGGAGCCGTTCGATCCGGCGCGGTTGTGGGACTTCGTCGCGCACCGGCTGGATTCCGGCGAGTTCGGCACGGTGTTGCGCTCCAAGGGGTTCTTCGCGCTGGCGTCCCGGCCCGGGGTCACCGGGCTGTGGTCACAGGCGGGGGCGGTGGCGCGGTTCGAGCCGCAAGGGATCGCGGAGACACCGCGTCAGGAGCTGGTGTTCATCGGCGTCGACCTCGCCGGCGACGCGCTGTTCGCCGCGCTGCGCGGCTGCCTGGGTGCGGCGACCGGCCCGGACCTGTTCCCGGACTGGGAACCTGTCCACGTCCACTGA
- the rpmF gene encoding 50S ribosomal protein L32 — MAVPKRKKSRSNTRSRRSQWKAAVPDLVPIKVDGEVRLVPRRLMRHFHS, encoded by the coding sequence ATGGCCGTCCCGAAGCGCAAGAAGTCGCGCAGCAACACGCGCTCCCGGCGGTCGCAGTGGAAGGCCGCGGTCCCGGACCTGGTGCCGATCAAGGTCGACGGCGAGGTCCGGCTCGTCCCGCGCCGGCTGATGCGGCACTTCCACTCGTGA
- a CDS encoding type B 50S ribosomal protein L31 has product MKTGIHPDYHPVVFKDSSTGDAFLTRSTITSDKTIEWSDGQTYPLVVVDISSWSHPFWTGTQRIMDSAGQVEKFHRRYGKRGAR; this is encoded by the coding sequence ATGAAGACCGGCATCCACCCCGACTACCACCCCGTGGTGTTCAAGGACTCGTCCACCGGCGACGCGTTCCTGACCCGCTCCACCATCACCTCCGACAAGACGATCGAGTGGTCCGACGGGCAGACCTACCCGCTGGTCGTGGTCGACATCAGCTCGTGGTCGCACCCGTTCTGGACCGGCACCCAGCGGATCATGGACAGCGCCGGGCAGGTCGAGAAGTTCCACCGCCGCTACGGCAAGCGGGGTGCGCGCTGA
- the mrf gene encoding ribosome hibernation factor-recruiting GTPase MRF, which translates to MTPHPRVPLVLVSGLAPGPNATLAELLRAAGPGTAVVHHDLREIHSGVVRRRLRLEQRDQLTVLELAHGCVSCTLREDLLPLLRHLARLPQVTRIVVRLDEAMEPEPVSWAIRNVLVGDHPVVDDVDLRAVLTVVDCATFLADATGDDVLAERNLQASPEDERTVAQVALSQVEFADVLVLAGAATDAWTAAKASAVLDRVAPSVPRVELSRIDGHSVLDAVPADARRGEVTDMHGALLRGQPPLHADCGVGLVTFTAQRPFHPERLHDALDVLLDGVVRTRGRAWVASQPDTAFWIESAGGGLGIGHAGPWLAAPDGPEWTDVSPERRTLASLRWHPVHGDRAQELVVVTDQTTPDEIDAALRGALLTDEEVAAGPQEWQRYPDPFGDWHEEPCEDTETDPARHDATAANRKEDR; encoded by the coding sequence GTGACCCCACACCCCCGCGTCCCGCTCGTCCTCGTGAGCGGCCTCGCCCCGGGCCCGAACGCCACGCTCGCCGAGCTGCTGCGCGCGGCCGGGCCCGGCACCGCCGTCGTCCACCACGACCTGCGCGAGATCCACTCCGGCGTCGTGCGCCGCCGGCTGCGGCTGGAGCAGCGCGACCAGCTGACCGTCCTCGAACTGGCGCACGGCTGCGTGTCGTGCACCCTGCGCGAAGACCTGCTGCCCCTGCTGCGCCACCTCGCGCGGCTGCCGCAGGTCACCCGGATCGTCGTCCGGCTCGACGAAGCGATGGAGCCGGAGCCGGTGAGCTGGGCGATCCGGAACGTCCTGGTCGGCGACCACCCGGTGGTCGACGACGTCGACCTGCGCGCGGTGCTGACCGTCGTCGACTGCGCGACCTTCCTCGCCGACGCGACCGGCGACGACGTGCTGGCCGAACGGAACCTGCAGGCCAGCCCGGAGGACGAGCGCACGGTCGCCCAGGTGGCGCTCTCGCAGGTCGAGTTCGCCGACGTCCTCGTGCTGGCCGGCGCGGCCACCGACGCGTGGACCGCCGCGAAGGCGTCCGCGGTGCTCGACCGGGTCGCCCCCTCGGTCCCGCGCGTCGAACTCTCGCGGATCGACGGGCACAGCGTGCTCGACGCCGTGCCGGCGGACGCCCGCCGCGGCGAGGTCACCGACATGCACGGGGCGCTGCTGCGCGGCCAGCCGCCCCTGCACGCCGACTGCGGCGTCGGCCTGGTCACCTTCACCGCGCAGCGGCCGTTCCACCCCGAACGCCTCCACGACGCCCTCGACGTCCTCCTGGACGGCGTCGTCCGCACCCGCGGCCGGGCCTGGGTGGCGAGCCAGCCCGACACCGCGTTCTGGATCGAGTCGGCGGGCGGCGGGCTGGGCATCGGGCACGCCGGGCCGTGGCTCGCGGCGCCGGACGGTCCGGAGTGGACGGACGTCTCCCCCGAACGCCGCACCCTGGCGTCGTTGCGCTGGCACCCGGTGCACGGCGACCGGGCGCAGGAGCTCGTCGTGGTGACGGACCAGACAACGCCCGACGAGATCGACGCGGCCCTGCGCGGCGCTCTACTCACTGACGAAGAAGTGGCCGCCGGGCCCCAGGAGTGGCAGCGCTACCCCGATCCGTTCGGCGACTGGCACGAAGAGCCGTGCGAGGACACCGAAACCGACCCGGCGCGGCACGACGCGACCGCGGCGAACCGAAAGGAAGACCGATGA
- the rpmB gene encoding 50S ribosomal protein L28 has translation MSAVCQVTGRKPGYGKQVSHSHRRTSRRWEPNLQNRRYFVPSQGRWVRLRVSAKGMKTIDKRGIEAVVAELKARGVKL, from the coding sequence GTGTCCGCCGTGTGCCAGGTCACCGGCCGCAAGCCGGGCTACGGCAAGCAGGTCTCGCACTCGCACCGCCGCACTTCGCGGCGCTGGGAGCCGAACCTGCAGAACCGTCGCTACTTCGTGCCCAGCCAGGGCCGCTGGGTGCGGCTGCGCGTCTCCGCGAAGGGCATGAAGACGATCGACAAGCGCGGCATCGAGGCCGTCGTCGCCGAACTGAAGGCAAGGGGAGTGAAGCTGTAA
- the rpmG gene encoding 50S ribosomal protein L33 produces MAKSTDVRPVIKLRSTAGTGYTYVTKKNRRNDPDRMVLRKYDPVARKHVEFKEER; encoded by the coding sequence ATGGCGAAGAGCACCGACGTCCGCCCGGTCATCAAGCTGCGGTCCACCGCGGGCACCGGCTACACGTACGTGACCAAGAAGAACCGGCGGAACGACCCCGACCGGATGGTCCTGCGCAAGTACGACCCCGTCGCGCGCAAGCACGTCGAGTTCAAGGAAGAGCGCTGA
- the rpsN gene encoding 30S ribosomal protein S14, which produces MAKKSKIAKNEQRKVVAARYVERRRALKAVISSLSSSAEEKGEAVVALQKLPRDASPTRIRNRDAADGRPRGYLRKFGLSRVKVRQAAHNGELPGVTKSSW; this is translated from the coding sequence ATGGCCAAGAAGTCGAAGATCGCCAAGAACGAGCAGCGGAAGGTGGTCGCGGCCCGGTACGTCGAACGCCGCCGTGCGCTCAAGGCCGTCATTTCGTCGCTGTCTTCGTCCGCCGAGGAGAAGGGCGAGGCCGTCGTCGCGCTGCAGAAGCTGCCGCGTGACGCGAGCCCGACGCGCATCCGCAACCGGGACGCCGCCGACGGCCGCCCGCGCGGGTACCTGCGCAAGTTCGGGCTGTCGCGGGTGAAGGTGCGGCAGGCCGCGCACAACGGCGAACTGCCCGGCGTCACGAAGTCGAGCTGGTGA
- the rpsR gene encoding 30S ribosomal protein S18 yields MSRVPKPDRDRPGKRKVNLLHANRITHVDWKDVDLLRKFISDRGKIRARRVTGLTPQQQKQVATAIKNAREMALLPYPSAGRAG; encoded by the coding sequence GTGAGCCGCGTGCCGAAGCCGGACCGGGACCGCCCGGGCAAGCGCAAGGTGAACCTGTTGCACGCCAACCGGATCACCCACGTCGACTGGAAGGACGTCGACCTGCTGCGGAAGTTCATCTCCGACCGCGGCAAGATCCGCGCCCGCCGGGTGACGGGGCTGACGCCGCAGCAGCAGAAGCAGGTCGCCACGGCGATCAAGAACGCACGGGAGATGGCGCTGCTGCCGTACCCGTCGGCGGGTCGCGCCGGCTGA